Proteins from one Ornithobacterium rhinotracheale genomic window:
- a CDS encoding lipoprotein, protein MKKYIFALSVLLVVASCNNDKDDTPNGNNTEEQVGNKEIKIKSITLTQDGTLVENPLQNGTINLERRKSYRLEFTTDKDVQLIPGNFLKVKQSSDSTFFADFYGTNLNDINEVITLKKNGYKDLILTINQPAVIADYFTSIKNLSGWQINQNEHVIKASPNGKEFEINNLTTRNYFGNTPSSALIPLEIDFISEVYLENIKLDVNDEFPLLRVEPEGNYIDELRQNKRNKYIITIDSAPFRKNPSYTFQIPIYKLTENREKGEKIGEITVRGSQQISLGVLRTNPFSENRYKTDFDKINYNVYAPELAETLDNIKFYIQGVETPAIFENTNARYIKNIEPYKEDENGEQVWKYRLHLNKAEFEDDRDRRNFNIEFKAFDVYPAVEKDGKLVKKEGSQPTEVYFTYNFY, encoded by the coding sequence ATGAAAAAATATATATTTGCCCTATCTGTACTTTTGGTTGTAGCGAGTTGCAACAACGATAAAGACGACACACCAAACGGAAATAATACTGAAGAACAAGTGGGGAACAAAGAAATCAAAATTAAATCTATTACCCTTACACAAGATGGCACCCTTGTCGAAAATCCTTTACAAAATGGAACCATCAACCTTGAAAGAAGAAAATCTTACCGATTAGAATTTACAACTGATAAAGATGTACAACTAATCCCAGGAAACTTTTTAAAAGTGAAACAATCAAGTGACTCTACTTTTTTCGCAGACTTCTATGGGACTAATCTTAATGATATAAATGAAGTTATCACTCTGAAAAAAAATGGATACAAGGATTTAATACTAACTATTAATCAGCCAGCTGTAATTGCGGATTATTTCACCAGTATAAAAAATCTAAGTGGATGGCAAATCAATCAAAACGAGCATGTCATTAAAGCATCTCCAAATGGAAAAGAGTTTGAGATTAATAACTTAACAACGAGAAACTACTTTGGAAACACCCCCTCTTCAGCTTTAATTCCATTAGAAATAGATTTTATTTCAGAAGTTTATCTTGAAAATATAAAACTTGATGTAAATGATGAATTCCCATTACTTAGAGTTGAACCAGAAGGAAATTACATTGATGAGTTAAGACAAAACAAAAGAAATAAATACATAATTACTATCGACTCAGCTCCTTTTCGTAAAAACCCGAGCTACACATTTCAAATCCCAATTTATAAGTTAACAGAAAACAGAGAAAAAGGAGAAAAAATAGGAGAAATTACAGTTAGAGGTAGTCAACAAATAAGCTTAGGCGTTTTGAGAACGAATCCATTTAGCGAAAATCGATATAAAACAGATTTTGATAAAATAAATTATAATGTATATGCTCCCGAATTAGCAGAAACACTTGATAATATCAAATTCTACATCCAAGGAGTTGAAACTCCTGCTATTTTCGAAAACACAAACGCTAGATACATAAAAAATATTGAACCCTATAAAGAAGACGAAAACGGCGAGCAAGTATGGAAATACAGATTACACTTGAATAAAGCTGAATTTGAAGATGATAGAGATAGACGAAACTTCAATATTGAATTTAAAGCTTTTGATGTCTATCCTGCTGTTGAGAAAGATGGTAAACTTGTAAAAAAAGAAGGTTCTCAACCTACCGAGGTATATTTCACATATAATTTTTATTAA
- a CDS encoding BT_3987 domain-containing protein — MKKIIISLLAIFSVTYACKEDDFVLPQPESGVFANGENKVFNKANPSEQFTKVNGNESINLVVELKNEVKIETPINVADKSQLNKIVDKFKKFKNTRDYEILPSEYYEISKSALPTGTKSTEIQIDIKEYENLPQGNYVLPVHLNINDKSLDHLILVSKDAEYVALSDSNPKPMPPNDRCPDRKKPMKMVAYVETNDYDIRNMGQFLLSESNQPVFDMVVLFAANMNYDAATGKRHIFFNDKLKPLVDNPEIYFKPLQDRGIKVIIDILPNHQGVGYENFQSYDEALEFAKELKRVTDKIGIDGWDIDEEYADYFKQPGLRKKGSTSYMWYIKAMKEVMPDKLLTLYDYGHRIGFKAQTDDGKNVTELIDYTWSDYGVSGASGIGVEPARYGARSIEANHSLNPRWVQRAAQYNLEKCNGIQMIFNIKGEAIRSGSAQKALSAATQLFYGQSCKFVGKYHKGPKDFK, encoded by the coding sequence ATGAAAAAAATAATCATAAGTTTATTAGCAATATTTAGTGTTACTTACGCTTGTAAAGAGGACGATTTTGTACTTCCTCAACCCGAAAGTGGCGTATTTGCCAATGGAGAAAACAAAGTTTTCAATAAGGCAAATCCTTCAGAACAATTCACTAAAGTAAACGGAAACGAATCAATCAATCTCGTAGTTGAACTAAAAAATGAGGTAAAGATTGAAACGCCTATTAATGTAGCAGACAAATCACAATTGAATAAAATTGTAGATAAATTCAAAAAATTTAAAAATACCAGAGATTACGAAATTTTACCTTCTGAATATTACGAAATTTCCAAATCCGCACTACCTACTGGCACAAAATCTACAGAAATCCAAATTGATATCAAAGAATACGAAAACCTCCCACAAGGGAATTATGTTCTACCAGTTCATTTGAACATCAATGATAAATCTCTAGATCATCTCATTTTGGTTTCAAAAGATGCCGAATACGTAGCACTATCAGACAGCAACCCAAAACCTATGCCACCAAACGATAGATGCCCTGATAGAAAAAAACCTATGAAAATGGTAGCCTATGTGGAAACCAACGATTACGATATTAGAAATATGGGACAATTCCTATTAAGCGAAAGTAATCAACCTGTTTTTGATATGGTTGTTCTATTTGCAGCAAACATGAATTATGATGCAGCAACAGGTAAAAGACATATTTTCTTTAATGATAAATTAAAGCCTTTGGTAGATAATCCAGAAATTTACTTCAAACCTTTACAAGATCGTGGTATAAAAGTAATTATTGATATTTTACCAAACCACCAAGGTGTAGGCTATGAAAACTTCCAGAGCTATGATGAAGCTTTAGAATTTGCCAAAGAATTGAAAAGAGTCACCGATAAAATTGGGATAGATGGATGGGACATTGATGAAGAATACGCAGATTATTTTAAACAGCCTGGTCTCAGAAAAAAAGGTTCTACTTCATACATGTGGTATATCAAAGCTATGAAAGAAGTAATGCCAGATAAATTGCTTACACTCTACGATTATGGACATAGAATTGGATTCAAAGCACAAACAGATGATGGTAAAAATGTCACTGAATTGATTGATTACACTTGGTCTGATTATGGCGTTTCTGGGGCTTCTGGAATAGGTGTAGAACCTGCGAGATATGGAGCAAGATCAATCGAAGCCAATCACTCTTTAAACCCAAGATGGGTACAAAGAGCTGCACAATATAATTTAGAAAAATGCAATGGAATCCAAATGATTTTCAACATCAAAGGAGAAGCCATAAGAAGTGGTTCTGCTCAAAAAGCACTTAGTGCTGCTACACAATTATTCTATGGGCAGTCTTGCAAATTTGTAGGAAAATACCATAAAGGTCCCAAAGATTTTAAATAA
- a CDS encoding DUF1735 and LamG domain-containing protein, whose protein sequence is MTLKNIFLSIFCLSILFSCDDDNDIGQDTGAGYDQSAALYTIKGSNRNLASTHNAIGMTADVSKPETVETFKYMFSLFKENQDQDVNISINYSPELVEQYNKTYGKDYEALPESKISFSKELKASKGSVNSNLGELNITADNDLQEGKTYMIALTAKTENKNVKVLESAKTLLYTVVRKRGKIESSFELTRENFMYIDGERYIQSLGNSFTMEALVYVNRFRGDGDYGEAGISTLMGTEGAALLRFGDSGVQPNHLQAIGQDIGYDFKTKKWYHIAVVVDGNSGKSTAYVNGKKVMTFASVNTLGEFLIGKSWSAGRGIDAKFAEIRLWKSTRNAQQIKDNMLGIDPTTPGLYAYWKMNEVENNKITDASGHNRNLVLANQSSEVEQKISLTPEDGIEIEP, encoded by the coding sequence ATGACACTTAAAAATATTTTTCTAAGCATTTTTTGCCTATCTATCTTATTTTCATGCGATGATGATAACGATATAGGGCAAGACACAGGAGCCGGCTATGACCAGTCAGCTGCATTGTACACCATCAAAGGCTCTAATAGAAACTTAGCCTCTACCCACAACGCCATTGGGATGACGGCAGATGTTTCGAAACCAGAAACTGTCGAAACCTTTAAATATATGTTTTCATTGTTTAAAGAAAATCAAGACCAAGATGTAAATATTTCCATTAACTATTCTCCTGAATTGGTGGAGCAATACAACAAAACATATGGCAAAGACTATGAAGCTCTTCCAGAAAGCAAAATAAGCTTTAGCAAGGAATTAAAAGCAAGTAAAGGAAGCGTAAATTCAAATCTAGGTGAATTAAATATTACGGCTGATAATGATTTGCAAGAAGGAAAAACCTATATGATTGCACTTACAGCTAAAACTGAAAACAAAAACGTCAAAGTTCTAGAATCTGCAAAAACGCTACTATACACTGTTGTAAGAAAAAGAGGAAAAATAGAAAGCTCGTTTGAACTCACCAGAGAAAACTTTATGTATATTGATGGAGAGCGATATATCCAGAGTTTAGGAAACAGCTTTACAATGGAGGCACTAGTGTATGTAAATCGTTTCCGTGGCGATGGAGATTATGGAGAAGCTGGTATTTCAACACTTATGGGTACAGAGGGAGCTGCACTATTAAGATTCGGAGATTCAGGTGTTCAGCCAAACCACCTACAAGCCATAGGCCAAGATATAGGATATGACTTCAAAACCAAAAAATGGTATCATATCGCGGTTGTGGTAGACGGAAATTCAGGTAAATCTACCGCTTATGTGAATGGTAAAAAAGTAATGACTTTTGCTAGTGTTAATACCCTTGGTGAATTTTTAATTGGAAAAAGCTGGAGCGCAGGCAGAGGAATCGATGCTAAATTCGCAGAAATTAGATTATGGAAATCTACACGCAATGCTCAGCAAATTAAAGATAACATGCTAGGTATTGACCCTACAACTCCAGGCCTTTACGCTTATTGGAAAATGAATGAAGTAGAAAATAATAAAATTACAGATGCTTCTGGACACAATAGAAATCTAGTTTTAGCTAATCAATCTAGCGAAGTTGAACAAAAAATCAGTTTGACTCCAGAAGATGGAATTGAAATTGAACCATAA
- a CDS encoding glycoside hydrolase family 18, with protein sequence MKLHNRYFGLILLAMVGLSSCDTDTESINIIEPKRELDTSFLKEYKKDLSSRKISVGAIYDWGVLNQSNLMFTPDSLDIIIVKNNYFELTPHQKADLNDVKEKKATKVLIGANFNSFVDEMKHWYEKTLEKRTSEKEKELSLANDILDPFQKEDILNKVKSRTIEDYKKLSEQKIANLIESNLKALNENDFDGISIELPETYENDQVKTLCTNAFIKITEKIDAAKLLVIENPIEQLEQNTRANLLVAKKAAGSASLGFFESQAQQFAPQRYMASIDFTEDPETLNAGFNDSKLFVPSGNLSKIQDIVHWQADNNAGVVFYHIEKDYTNMKDKNAYNTLKNAINQIQKN encoded by the coding sequence ATGAAACTACATAATAGATATTTCGGATTAATCCTATTGGCGATGGTGGGACTCTCTTCCTGCGACACCGATACCGAATCCATAAACATTATTGAACCTAAAAGAGAACTAGACACCTCATTTTTAAAAGAATATAAAAAAGACCTATCCTCAAGAAAAATAAGTGTAGGTGCAATTTACGATTGGGGGGTTCTTAATCAAAGTAATTTAATGTTCACGCCAGATAGCTTAGACATCATTATCGTTAAAAACAACTATTTCGAATTAACACCTCACCAAAAAGCCGATTTAAATGATGTCAAAGAGAAAAAAGCCACAAAAGTTTTGATTGGTGCTAATTTTAATAGTTTCGTAGACGAAATGAAACATTGGTACGAAAAAACTTTAGAAAAAAGAACCTCAGAAAAAGAAAAAGAACTTTCCTTAGCAAATGATATTTTAGATCCTTTTCAAAAAGAAGACATCTTAAACAAAGTAAAATCAAGAACTATCGAAGACTATAAAAAATTAAGCGAGCAAAAAATAGCAAACTTAATAGAATCTAACCTTAAAGCCTTGAACGAAAATGATTTTGATGGTATAAGCATTGAATTACCCGAAACTTACGAAAACGATCAAGTTAAAACTCTATGTACAAATGCCTTCATTAAAATCACCGAAAAAATCGATGCCGCAAAATTATTGGTCATCGAAAACCCAATTGAGCAATTGGAGCAAAATACTAGAGCTAACTTGCTTGTTGCTAAAAAAGCTGCCGGTAGCGCATCTTTAGGATTTTTCGAAAGCCAAGCACAACAATTTGCACCACAGAGATATATGGCTTCCATAGATTTTACAGAAGACCCTGAAACTTTAAACGCTGGTTTCAACGATTCTAAACTATTTGTTCCTTCTGGAAACTTATCAAAAATCCAAGATATTGTTCACTGGCAGGCTGATAATAACGCTGGCGTGGTATTTTATCACATCGAAAAAGACTATACAAATATGAAAGATAAAAACGCGTATAATACTCTGAAAAACGCCATAAATCAAATTCAAAAAAATTAA
- a CDS encoding SusD/RagB family nutrient-binding outer membrane lipoprotein, with translation MKKLLLFITPLLFTSCINDDLNKNPYGVDDQQLARVTTGGNELLSMQKLVLPQQENSYQMCFDLFATGYAGYASQTKHFNDYPVYNPRTGWVDYIFNDTYPKIYNGYFKLKSLAKGDFNKTYFALASIYRVAITHWLTDTYGPLPYTKMQPGKKEVAYDNQEELYLAMVNDLQQAVEALKKTDPADRQYAPYDMVYEGDMSKWVKYANSLLLRIAIRMSDVAPAKAKEIAENAVKDGVIESNAENAALKNTDNPVFKVSSIWGDSRVGADITNYMNAYKDPRREKFFTAVNERGADNKFFGLRTGTTNTPEKAHYSLPNIQKDTPIMWISAAEVSFLRAEGKLKGWDMNGDAKELYEKGIRLSFEQWGANIGNYLEGEQSVNGFQDELNPILNDNSFTSQITVKWDDASTQDQKLAKIITQKWIAMYPYGSQEAWAEWRRTGYPNLMPARENNSGGIISDIKQVDGKDIGGMRRLPYSSSEYKENPAYIAEAVTYLKGPDNGATNLWWVKK, from the coding sequence ATGAAAAAATTACTATTATTCATAACTCCATTATTATTCACCAGTTGTATAAATGATGATTTAAACAAAAACCCTTACGGGGTTGATGACCAGCAACTCGCTAGAGTAACGACTGGAGGAAACGAATTGCTTTCTATGCAAAAACTTGTTCTTCCACAACAAGAAAACTCATACCAAATGTGTTTTGACCTTTTTGCTACAGGATATGCTGGATACGCATCACAAACTAAGCATTTTAATGATTATCCTGTTTACAATCCAAGAACAGGGTGGGTGGATTATATATTCAACGACACTTATCCGAAAATTTACAATGGCTATTTCAAATTAAAAAGTTTAGCCAAAGGAGATTTCAATAAAACTTATTTTGCCCTAGCTAGCATCTATCGTGTTGCAATTACTCATTGGCTCACAGATACCTACGGCCCTCTACCTTACACCAAAATGCAACCAGGAAAAAAAGAAGTAGCTTATGACAATCAAGAAGAGCTCTACCTAGCTATGGTAAATGATTTGCAACAAGCCGTTGAAGCTCTCAAAAAAACAGATCCTGCAGATCGCCAATACGCCCCCTATGACATGGTGTATGAGGGAGACATGTCTAAATGGGTGAAATATGCAAATTCATTACTTTTAAGAATCGCTATTAGAATGTCTGATGTAGCTCCTGCAAAAGCAAAAGAAATAGCAGAAAACGCCGTGAAAGATGGAGTTATAGAATCTAATGCAGAAAATGCTGCATTAAAAAACACCGATAATCCAGTATTTAAAGTAAGCTCTATCTGGGGAGATTCTCGTGTAGGAGCAGACATTACAAATTACATGAATGCTTATAAAGACCCAAGAAGAGAGAAATTCTTCACCGCTGTAAATGAAAGAGGTGCAGACAATAAATTTTTTGGACTAAGAACCGGAACGACTAACACTCCAGAAAAAGCGCACTACTCCCTTCCTAACATTCAAAAAGACACCCCAATTATGTGGATTTCGGCCGCCGAAGTGAGCTTCCTAAGAGCGGAAGGAAAACTAAAAGGATGGGACATGAATGGCGATGCAAAAGAACTATACGAAAAAGGAATAAGACTCTCATTTGAACAATGGGGTGCAAACATTGGAAACTACCTAGAAGGTGAACAATCTGTAAATGGATTTCAAGATGAACTAAATCCTATATTAAACGATAATTCCTTCACTAGCCAAATCACAGTAAAATGGGATGATGCATCTACACAAGATCAAAAACTAGCCAAAATCATCACTCAAAAATGGATTGCCATGTATCCTTATGGTAGCCAAGAAGCATGGGCAGAATGGCGAAGAACTGGTTATCCTAATTTAATGCCAGCTAGAGAAAACAACAGCGGAGGTATCATTTCTGATATTAAACAAGTTGATGGCAAGGATATAGGCGGCATGAGAAGATTGCCATATTCTAGCTCAGAATACAAAGAAAACCCTGCGTACATAGCAGAGGCCGTGACTTATCTAAAAGGCCCAGATAATGGTGCTACTAATTTATGGTGGGTAAAAAAATAA
- a CDS encoding SusC/RagA family TonB-linked outer membrane protein, translated as MKKILMSALVCFLSIGGYNSCVYAQQKPLNYEVTASTPMPELLQTLAQKSGEAIEFNAQDLEDVYVSPLKFNGKTLQQALAELSSNYPIEVVNENGKILVLRDFTRDDLLGLDNKIDLKSVVVTALGIKREEKALSYNTQTINQDEVNTVKNSNFVNSLNGKVAGVTINQGSAGMGSAAKVVMRGAKSIDKSNNALYVVDGVPMLSMVGTQGSGQFASAGSTESAADINPDDIESITVLTGASAAALYGSAAANGAILITTKKGKEGRFSVNISSSTQFSEPLMLPKFQNKYGNDGQVQSWGALLPDNHSRYNPKDFFQTPASYINSFSVSGGTERNQTYLSAASTNTQGLVPNNKYNRYNFNFRNTTQFLNDKLNVDIAGNYILQDSRNMINQGEYMNPLVSAYLMPRGYTMERARVYEQFNPTRKIYEQVWGDFKGTDGLFGGTFSGDYTMQNPYWTAYRNLRDSRRERNILNLGVSYEFMKWSNSEKWDISARVKTDNTHYKDTDKRFASTLSTLDMSKNGFFGLSQGVERQNYADVLTNFTKNYTTGIGKVSLMANLGASIQDTRVDGNFYSGPLRVNGIANVFNTFNIDQSADKTKPGQKGWKEQTQSVFGSLELGFRNYLYLTLTGRNDWASQLANSSQSSFFYPSVGISGIITEMLNPETKAALKPVISYLKVRAAYSSVGTPFSRWLTMPTYEFNDDSKTWKNVAYFPIGDLKPERTNSYEVGISSKWINRKVSLDATYYIADTENQTIKAAISPSTGYDAMFLQTGKVRNSGVELGLGLDLDFASNVSLNSYFTMSYNKNEILELLEDYTNPVTGEKESRDYLDKFSFGPLVYRLQTGGTLGDIYSQADFRRDGDGNIFVDGSGNITTENFSNGELKKLGSVLPKYNLGWRNDLKIDNFTIGAVINGRIGGVVVSMTEAALDHYGVSQRTADARDNGGVEVNGIKMNPRNYYEALGKARLPQYYTYSATNFRLQEAYVSYHVPKKMIHNLVDLTVSVTGSNLFMIYCKAPFDPESISSTGNYTQGLDYFMLPTLRSVGLNLKAKF; from the coding sequence ATGAAAAAAATTTTAATGAGTGCTTTAGTTTGCTTTTTAAGCATTGGAGGTTACAACTCCTGTGTTTATGCGCAACAAAAGCCTTTAAACTATGAGGTTACGGCATCTACTCCAATGCCTGAGCTTTTACAAACCTTAGCTCAAAAATCTGGAGAAGCCATTGAATTCAATGCGCAAGATTTGGAGGATGTTTACGTTTCTCCTCTCAAATTTAATGGTAAAACTTTACAGCAAGCACTTGCTGAGCTTAGCTCTAACTACCCTATAGAGGTGGTAAATGAGAATGGTAAGATTTTAGTTTTACGAGATTTTACGAGAGATGATCTTTTAGGTTTAGACAACAAAATCGACTTAAAATCTGTGGTAGTGACTGCCCTAGGTATTAAGCGTGAAGAAAAAGCTTTGAGCTACAATACGCAGACGATTAATCAAGATGAAGTAAACACAGTAAAGAATTCAAATTTTGTAAATAGTTTGAATGGTAAAGTTGCTGGGGTTACTATAAATCAAGGATCGGCTGGTATGGGTAGTGCTGCCAAAGTGGTGATGCGTGGCGCTAAATCTATTGATAAGAGTAACAACGCACTCTATGTTGTAGATGGTGTACCCATGCTATCTATGGTGGGAACACAAGGTAGTGGGCAATTTGCTTCGGCAGGTTCTACTGAAAGTGCCGCAGATATTAACCCTGATGATATAGAAAGTATCACGGTGCTTACAGGAGCATCTGCGGCTGCACTTTACGGCTCGGCTGCCGCTAATGGTGCAATTTTAATCACAACTAAAAAAGGAAAAGAAGGCAGATTTAGTGTTAATATCTCATCTTCCACACAATTTTCGGAACCTTTAATGCTTCCAAAATTCCAAAACAAATATGGCAATGATGGGCAAGTTCAATCTTGGGGAGCACTTTTGCCAGATAATCATTCTAGGTATAATCCTAAAGATTTCTTTCAGACTCCTGCGTCGTACATAAACTCTTTCTCTGTTTCGGGAGGTACAGAAAGAAACCAAACATATTTATCTGCAGCAAGCACCAATACTCAAGGGCTTGTACCTAACAATAAATATAATAGATATAATTTCAATTTTAGAAATACAACTCAATTCTTAAATGATAAATTGAATGTAGATATCGCTGGAAATTATATTTTGCAAGACAGCCGAAATATGATCAACCAAGGGGAATACATGAACCCTCTTGTGAGTGCTTACTTAATGCCTCGCGGCTACACTATGGAGAGAGCTAGAGTGTATGAGCAATTCAACCCTACTAGAAAAATATACGAACAAGTTTGGGGTGACTTCAAAGGTACTGATGGGCTATTTGGTGGCACCTTCAGCGGTGATTATACCATGCAAAACCCATACTGGACCGCTTATAGAAACTTAAGAGATAGCCGCCGAGAGAGAAATATTTTGAATTTAGGCGTTTCTTACGAATTTATGAAATGGTCTAATTCTGAAAAATGGGATATTTCAGCTCGTGTAAAAACAGATAATACTCATTATAAAGATACAGATAAGAGATTCGCCTCTACCCTATCAACATTAGATATGAGTAAAAATGGATTTTTTGGATTATCTCAAGGAGTAGAGAGACAAAACTATGCCGATGTCTTGACAAACTTCACTAAAAACTACACTACAGGAATAGGTAAGGTTTCATTAATGGCAAACTTAGGAGCCTCTATACAAGACACTCGTGTAGATGGTAATTTCTATAGCGGACCGCTTCGTGTGAATGGTATTGCCAATGTGTTTAATACCTTTAATATAGACCAAAGTGCCGATAAAACTAAGCCAGGCCAAAAAGGGTGGAAAGAACAAACCCAATCCGTTTTTGGAAGTTTGGAATTAGGATTTAGAAATTACCTATACTTAACTTTAACAGGTAGAAATGATTGGGCTTCACAATTAGCGAACTCTTCACAAAGTTCATTCTTCTACCCTTCAGTTGGTATTTCTGGAATCATAACAGAAATGCTTAATCCTGAAACTAAAGCAGCATTAAAACCTGTAATTTCCTATTTAAAAGTGCGTGCGGCATACAGTTCCGTAGGTACTCCTTTCAGCAGATGGCTTACAATGCCTACTTATGAGTTTAATGATGATTCAAAAACTTGGAAAAATGTAGCTTATTTCCCGATTGGAGATTTGAAACCTGAAAGAACCAATTCATACGAAGTGGGAATTTCCTCCAAATGGATCAACAGAAAAGTAAGTTTGGACGCTACCTACTATATTGCCGACACTGAAAACCAAACTATCAAAGCCGCCATCTCTCCTTCTACAGGTTATGATGCTATGTTCTTGCAAACTGGAAAAGTAAGAAATAGTGGTGTAGAATTAGGTTTAGGTCTTGATTTGGATTTTGCTAGCAATGTTTCGCTGAACAGTTATTTCACCATGAGCTACAATAAAAACGAAATTTTAGAGCTATTGGAAGACTATACCAACCCTGTAACGGGAGAAAAAGAAAGCCGAGATTATTTAGATAAATTTTCTTTTGGACCTTTAGTATACAGATTACAAACTGGAGGCACCCTAGGAGATATATACTCACAAGCAGATTTCAGAAGAGATGGAGATGGAAACATCTTTGTAGATGGCAGTGGCAACATCACTACAGAAAACTTCTCAAATGGCGAGCTAAAAAAACTAGGAAGTGTATTACCAAAATATAATTTAGGATGGAGAAATGATTTAAAAATTGATAATTTCACCATAGGAGCTGTAATCAATGGACGAATTGGTGGTGTGGTAGTTTCAATGACGGAGGCCGCTCTAGATCACTATGGCGTATCTCAAAGAACAGCAGACGCAAGAGACAATGGTGGTGTTGAAGTAAATGGAATCAAAATGAACCCAAGAAATTATTACGAAGCTCTTGGCAAAGCTAGATTACCACAATACTACACTTACTCTGCAACCAATTTTAGACTTCAAGAAGCTTACGTTTCTTACCATGTACCTAAGAAAATGATTCACAATCTTGTGGATTTAACTGTATCTGTAACGGGTAGCAACTTGTTTATGATATATTGTAAAGCCCCATTCGATCCAGAATCTATTTCATCTACAGGAAACTACACACAAGGTTTAGATTACTTTATGCTACCCACTTTAAGAAGTGTAGGTCTTAACCTTAAAGCTAAATTTTAA
- a CDS encoding serine O-acetyltransferase, which yields MTKDLISAIHKNSTITQQKFNIMHMEDFPLRLIDFMFNPGKLSCETQEELWFQLEKCKSEFKEILFHLLKEKDKAISQSETFFTALEDIYRLCVEDANYILDSDPAARSLAEVQMTYPGFFAIAMYRMAHQLWVQEIPILPRLWTELAHTKTGIDIHPGAEIGKCFSIDHGTGVVIGETAKIGNYVRIFQGVTLGALSVSKEQFNKKRHPTIEDRVVIYSNACILGGETTIGHDAVVGGNVWLTQSVLPHTMVFHKGETLSKNLKSDN from the coding sequence ATGACAAAAGATTTAATCTCAGCAATTCACAAAAATTCAACAATTACACAACAAAAATTCAATATAATGCATATGGAAGATTTCCCATTGCGTTTAATTGATTTTATGTTTAATCCTGGAAAACTAAGCTGTGAAACACAAGAAGAGCTTTGGTTTCAATTAGAAAAATGCAAATCTGAATTCAAAGAGATTTTGTTTCATTTATTAAAAGAGAAAGATAAAGCAATTTCTCAATCAGAAACATTTTTTACTGCTTTAGAGGATATTTATCGTTTATGTGTAGAGGATGCAAATTATATTCTAGATTCAGATCCTGCTGCTAGGAGTTTAGCTGAAGTTCAGATGACTTATCCAGGTTTTTTTGCAATTGCTATGTATAGAATGGCACATCAACTATGGGTTCAAGAAATTCCTATTTTACCAAGATTGTGGACTGAGTTAGCTCACACTAAAACAGGAATTGATATTCATCCAGGGGCTGAAATTGGAAAATGTTTTAGTATAGACCATGGTACTGGGGTGGTAATTGGAGAAACTGCCAAAATTGGTAATTATGTCAGGATTTTTCAAGGGGTCACTTTGGGGGCTTTGTCTGTAAGTAAAGAACAGTTTAACAAAAAAAGACATCCTACAATTGAGGATAGGGTGGTAATTTATTCAAATGCTTGTATCCTTGGAGGAGAAACCACGATTGGGCATGATGCTGTAGTGGGGGGGAATGTTTGGCTAACCCAGAGCGTTTTGCCACATACAATGGTTTTTCATAAAGGTGAAACTTTGTCTAAAAATTTAAAATCAGATAATTAA